The Alkalibaculum bacchi genomic sequence TTGGTATATTGGCATGTTGGAAAAGGTAGTTCATTGGATAATGAACAATGAAAAATGGACACTGAACATGGAACAGTACAAATATGCGACTCAACAACCCTTTATATTGTTAATCATTCATTGTTCCCTGTTCATTGTTCACTGCGACGTAAGTCGCATATTTGCTGACCACCTTACCACCTATTTCCTACCACCTATTTTATATATCAAATATCCCAACACTCCACCAACCGTATTCAATATCACATCATCTACATCTGCTCTACGACTAGTTAAAAATATGTATTGCATTACTTCTATTAGTGTAGAAAAAAGCAAACTGTACGTAAATACAGAAATTAGTTTTTTGCTTTTAATTAAGAATGATGTTAAAAAGCCCAAAGGAAGAAAAAGCACTAAATTCCCTAATATATTTTTAAAAGAAACCGTAAAAACGGAATTTGCAAAGCGAATCACTTCAAAGGGCAAGTATCTAAAGGCTTCTAAATTGATAATTCCAAAATTTTGCATATGCTTCACATAATTGTTTATACTTTTAAATAGAGTTAAATTGTAAGAATCGTCAAATTTGACACTCTCCTTATATGGAGCTAGTGTTAGAATCAACACGAATGTGGTATATATGATTAATAAAAATATTGTTTTTTTGTATTTAGTCATTTTGAACCTTTCTAGCGAAATAGTAAACATAGTATCTATTGTACTCAATTGCCTTGATAAAAATTACATATATCTGATATTATCATTATATCAGATTTTTATATCAGAATAAAATGATCATTAGAAAAACGATAAAATCAAGAAGAGTTCTATAATATATTAAATAGAAATTATTACCTAAGGAGAAGAAGAGAAATGACAGATTTATTTTATGAATATGAACCAAAGGAAGTTTTACGTTACTTTGCTGAGATATCTCAAATCCCTAGAGGTTCAGGTGAAGAAAAGGCCATTAGCGATTATCTAGTTTCTTTTGCTACCAATCGAGGATTAGAGGTGTTTCAAGATGCTTACAATAATGTACTTATCAAAAAAGAAGCATCTCCAGGTTATGAAGATGCCCCTATTGTAATTTTACAAGGACACATGGATATGGTTTGGGAAAAAAATAAAGATGTAGAGCACGATTTTTTAACCCAAGGAATCAAGTTAAGGATTGTAGATGGTCATATTTATGCTGAAAATACTACCCTTGGTGCTGACAATGGCATTGCCGTAGCTATGACTCTAGCGTTATTAGATTGTAAGAATATATCTCACCCGAAAATAGAAGCAGTGTTTACTGTAGAAGAGGAAACCGGGCTTACTGGAGCAACAAATTTCGATGGTTCAAAATTATCTGGAAGGTATTTAATCAATTTAGATTCAGAAGATGACACAGAAATCATGGTCAGTTGTGCAGGAGGTATCCGCATTCATCACGAAGTAGATTTACAATACATGTCTGCACCTAAGAATTCTTTATGCTATAAAATTTCAATAACCGGCTTAAAGGGCGGTCATTCAGGAATGGATATTAATTTAAACAGAGCTAACGCCAATAAGCTTTTGGCTCGTATTCTCTACGATATAAAGAGAGCAAAAAAAATGCACTTAGTAGATATCTGGGGGGGCTCTAAAGATAATGCCATTCCTCGTGAAGCGGAAGCAACTATTGTTGTATGCGACTCCGTACAGGTGGTTTTTGAATCTGCTATGAAAAAATTTCAAGAACTCTTTGCGGAAGAATATGCTACAAGTGATCCTAATATTTCAGTAAGTGTATCTTTAGTAGACGATTGCAAAAGATGCTTAACTAAGGAGACTACAGAAAAAATTGTCAATCTACTGATGATTTTACCTAATGGAGTACAAACTATGAGTGCTGATATGAAAGACTTAGTAGAAAGTTCAATTAATACGGCAGTACTGGCAATTAAAGAAGATATACTAGACGTAACTTCTTCTGCTAGGAGTAGCGTAAACTCAAAAAAAGATACAATCGTAGAAATATGCCAATGTATTGCAGATACTTTAAAAATTGAAATGAATACCAATAGCGCCTATCCAGGATGGGCACTTGATAAAGACTCAAAATTAAGGGATCAAGCAATAGATTCTTATTATAGACTCTTTGGCACCGAACCTAAAATTGTTGCAACACATGCAGGCGTAGAATGTGGAATATTTAAAGAAAAAATTTCAGATTTAGATATGATCTCCATAGGACCAAATATGTACGATGTCCACACGCCAAACGAGCATGTAAGCATTGCCTCTATTGAGAAATCTTGGCAGTGGCTGTTAGAAATATTAAGAACAATAGAATAAAGCGCCCATAGGGCGCTTTAGAGGTGGTAAGGTGGTAAGCTTCAAGGTGGTAAGCAAAACCACTAAAGCCATCAATGGTGGCATAACGTTGTAAGTCCTAAGCAAAACCTTTAGTCACCTTTGGTGACTTATAAGTTTTTGCTTACCACCTTACTACCTTACCACCTTTAATTACATTTTTTCTGGAGCATTTACGCCCAATATATCTAAACAATTTTTTATTACCTGTCTCGTACATTGAATTAATATGATTCTCGCTTTCATGAGCTCTTCATCTTCCACTTTTACTCTACAGGCATTGTAGAAACTATGGAAATCAGATGATAAATCAAGAACATATTTCGTTATCTTACTTGGGTCTAGCTTTTCCCCAGCTTTGATGATTTCTTGTGGCAAATCTGCTAGTTTTCGAATAAGGGTAATTTCTTCTTTCTCTTTTAAAAGAGCTAATGACACTTGAGAAAAACTTGCCTCTATATCTAATTGTCTTAGGATACTACAAATTCTAGCGTATGCATATTGAACGTAAAAGACAGGATTATCATTAGATTCTTCTACTGCTAGATCTAAATCAAAGTCTAGATGACTATCTGGAGATCTAAGATTAAAGAAAAATCTCGCCGCATCCCTTCCTACCTCTTCAATCAAATCCGATAAAGATATAGCCGTTCCTTTTCTCTTAGACATTCTTTCGATCTCGCCTTTTCGTGTGAGGCGAACTAATTGCATAATAACTACTGTCAATCTGTCTGGATTGATTCCTAAAGCTTCAATACCTGCTTTTAGCCTTGCAATATGTCCATGATGGTCTGCACCCCAGACATTAATAGACCAATCGAATTCTCTAGTACGCAGTTTATTTGCGTGATAGGCAATATCTGCTGCAAAATAGGTTGGAATGCCGTTGTTTCGAACGAGAACATCGTCTTTTTCACATCCAAAATTTGAAGTCTTAAACCATATAGCTCCATCTTTTTTATAAGCATGACCTTTATCTTGAAGCTCTTTTATGATATTTCCCACTGAATTTGCCTCATGCAAAGTGCTCTCATAAAACCAAGTATCATATTTTACACCGTATTCGGCTAAATCATCTTTGATCTTTTGAATATTTAATTTTAAAGCGTAGTCTACAAGAGCCTTTTTTCGCTCTTCACTGTCTACCTTTTTATATTTATCCCCATGAATATCTACAAAGTTTTTCATATGTTCTATGATATCATTACCTTGATATCCATCCTCTGGAAACCCTACGTCTTCACCTATAATTTGGAGATATCTCGCTTCTAAAGACTGACCAAATTTTTCAATTTGATTGCCTGCATCATTAATGTAAAATTCTTTTGAGACCTCATATCCTGCTCGATGTAAAACTGCGGCAATGGCATCTCCAATAGATCCCCCTCTAGCATTCCCCATATGCATAGGTCCTGTAGGATTGGCACTAATATACTCTACATTAACTTTTTTTCCTTTTCCAATATCACTATTTCCATAATGATCTCTTTTATCGTATATTTCTTCTAACACCTCATAGATCCAGCTTTTCTTTAATCGAAAATTAATAAACCCTGGGCCGGCTAGCTCTACGGACTGAATATAGCCTTCTTCTGTATTAATATTGTTCATAATGGCTTCGCCTATTAATTTAGGTGATTTTCTTGCTTGTTTCGTAATTTGCATGGCGATATTAGTAGAAAAATCTCCATAACTTTCTTCTCTAGGAACCTCGATGATAATAGTAGGAATACTCTCTAGAGTAAATTCTCCCTCAGCAATACATTTTTTTATACTTTCATTTATTGCAGATTTGACATTTTCAATTACTTTTTCTATGGTACTATTCATCTCTTCAACCTCTCTTTAGTGCTTCACTTGTATATCTAGAATATTGCGGGCAGCCATTAAACCTTGTATCTCAACATTGTAGTCTACATATATATTTGTTGGATCGTGCTCTTGATTGTAATTTATATTAATATCTTGTGTACAAATGCTAAGCGTCATCTCTCCATATGGAGTAGAGTACATATTATAGCTTTTCTTTCCCTTTTCAAAGGTCATATGGGAATTCATGGTGCCTAAGCGAATAATAGAGATTTTATCGCCTTCAATTTTTAATGTAGTAGTAGTCCCCTCTAAGCCCGATACCTCGGATTCTTTGTACATGATATAATTACTCTTTCGCTTTTTGTACATTTCGCCTTGAGTTACTAATTCAATTACTTCGTCAGATTCGCCCTCTTGTTTTGTAGTACCTTTTATTCGAATTAATACTTTCTGTTTATTTTGATCCATTATACCCTCCATTAGTCGGTATTTTATGTTTTAGGCAACAACTGATTATTGCTCTCTTATGTTGATTTAGAGCAGCTTTTCTAACTATTAAATTCGTCTATAGCTAAGGAGATGATTCTCTCGATTAACTCTACATATGATATTCCAGTTGCTTCCCATAATTTAGGGTACATGCTGATATTTGTAAAGCCTGGTAGTGTATTGATTTCGTTAATAAGTACATCACCTGTGTCTTTATCCACAAAGAAATCTACCCTAGATAGACCTCTACCATTCACGCATTTAAAGGCTTTTACTGCATACTCTCTAATTTGTTGTGTTGTAGACTCATCTAAATTTGCAGGTATAATTAAAGCAGATTTATCTCCATCAATATATTTGGCTTTATAATCGTAGAATTCTTGAGAAGGTACAATTTCTCCCAAAATGGATGCTATAGGACTTTCATTCCCTAGAACAGCGCATTCCACTTCTCTACAATTAATAGCCTTTTCTAAAATCAGCTTGCTATCGTACTTAAAAGCTTCTTTTATCCCTTCTATTGCTTCTTGGCGATTGTGAACTTTTGAAATTCCTACGCTCGAACCCATATTGGCCGGCTTTACAAAGAAAGGGTATTGCAATTTCTTTTCAATTTCTACAATAGAATCTTCCTCGCTTGTTTTCCAATCGCCTCTTTGTAAGGATGTATAATCTCCTATAGGTATTCCTGCATGTTCAAATAAGATCTTTGAATAGACTTTATCCATTCCTACAGAAGATGCTAAGACTCCACAGCCAACAAAAGGTTTACCAAGCAATTTGAACAAACCTTGAACGGTTCCATCTTCTCCATTTGGCCCATGGAGAATTGGGAAAAACACATCTACATTCTTAATAATAGGGTGATCAAATATGGAAAAACCTTTTATGAGATTTTTTTCATCTTGTTGCCAGGTATCTGCGGCGATTCTCTTTGTATCACCATTATACATCATCCATTCGCCAGTTCGAGAAATCCCTATTTTAACCACATCATACTTACTTTTATCCATTACATCTATTACATTGCTGGCTGACATTAAGGAAACATCATGTTCGCCAGACTTTCCACCAAATACTATGCCAATTACTTGTTTCATCGTTTCCTCCTTGATTCGAACGTCTTACTAAAATATATTACGATTGATTCCAATTTATACTATAGGCTGATGCTTTACTCTATAACCTGTCCATCACTGCCTACCAAGAAAGTGCTATCTGTTATAAGCCACCAGCGCTCTAAACTCAAGTCTAACAGGTCAAAATCTAATCCTTGCACATAAATTAAAGATCAGAACTTTTTCTAGCATATAAAAACAGTGACTTCCTATCGCCTTAATTCAATACCCTTATCGGTTATATTGATTTTCTGCTCTCTTAACAATCTCCCTATTGCTCTCTTAAACGCACTTTTGCTCATATTAAATTCAGCCTTAATGGCACTAGGAGGACTATTGTCGTTTAGCTTAAGAAAGCCTTTCTTTGCTGCTAATCTAGCGTATATTTTCTCTGCATCGTCGTCCATCTGCATAAAAACTTCTTTTCTTAAACTTAACTCTAATTTTCCATCAGATTTTACCCTTTTGATTCGAGCTTCAACTTTATCCCCATACTCAAACAAGCGACCAGTCAATTCGCTGTTTGGAATAAGCCCATGATACTT encodes the following:
- a CDS encoding VanZ family protein, whose translation is MFTISLERFKMTKYKKTIFLLIIYTTFVLILTLAPYKESVKFDDSYNLTLFKSINNYVKHMQNFGIINLEAFRYLPFEVIRFANSVFTVSFKNILGNLVLFLPLGFLTSFLIKSKKLISVFTYSLLFSTLIEVMQYIFLTSRRADVDDVILNTVGGVLGYLIYKIGGRK
- a CDS encoding aminoacyl-histidine dipeptidase yields the protein MTDLFYEYEPKEVLRYFAEISQIPRGSGEEKAISDYLVSFATNRGLEVFQDAYNNVLIKKEASPGYEDAPIVILQGHMDMVWEKNKDVEHDFLTQGIKLRIVDGHIYAENTTLGADNGIAVAMTLALLDCKNISHPKIEAVFTVEEETGLTGATNFDGSKLSGRYLINLDSEDDTEIMVSCAGGIRIHHEVDLQYMSAPKNSLCYKISITGLKGGHSGMDINLNRANANKLLARILYDIKRAKKMHLVDIWGGSKDNAIPREAEATIVVCDSVQVVFESAMKKFQELFAEEYATSDPNISVSVSLVDDCKRCLTKETTEKIVNLLMILPNGVQTMSADMKDLVESSINTAVLAIKEDILDVTSSARSSVNSKKDTIVEICQCIADTLKIEMNTNSAYPGWALDKDSKLRDQAIDSYYRLFGTEPKIVATHAGVECGIFKEKISDLDMISIGPNMYDVHTPNEHVSIASIEKSWQWLLEILRTIE
- the argS gene encoding arginine--tRNA ligase → MNSTIEKVIENVKSAINESIKKCIAEGEFTLESIPTIIIEVPREESYGDFSTNIAMQITKQARKSPKLIGEAIMNNINTEEGYIQSVELAGPGFINFRLKKSWIYEVLEEIYDKRDHYGNSDIGKGKKVNVEYISANPTGPMHMGNARGGSIGDAIAAVLHRAGYEVSKEFYINDAGNQIEKFGQSLEARYLQIIGEDVGFPEDGYQGNDIIEHMKNFVDIHGDKYKKVDSEERKKALVDYALKLNIQKIKDDLAEYGVKYDTWFYESTLHEANSVGNIIKELQDKGHAYKKDGAIWFKTSNFGCEKDDVLVRNNGIPTYFAADIAYHANKLRTREFDWSINVWGADHHGHIARLKAGIEALGINPDRLTVVIMQLVRLTRKGEIERMSKRKGTAISLSDLIEEVGRDAARFFFNLRSPDSHLDFDLDLAVEESNDNPVFYVQYAYARICSILRQLDIEASFSQVSLALLKEKEEITLIRKLADLPQEIIKAGEKLDPSKITKYVLDLSSDFHSFYNACRVKVEDEELMKARIILIQCTRQVIKNCLDILGVNAPEKM
- a CDS encoding DUF1934 domain-containing protein, whose amino-acid sequence is MDQNKQKVLIRIKGTTKQEGESDEVIELVTQGEMYKKRKSNYIMYKESEVSGLEGTTTTLKIEGDKISIIRLGTMNSHMTFEKGKKSYNMYSTPYGEMTLSICTQDININYNQEHDPTNIYVDYNVEIQGLMAARNILDIQVKH
- a CDS encoding D-alanine--D-alanine ligase family protein — its product is MKQVIGIVFGGKSGEHDVSLMSASNVIDVMDKSKYDVVKIGISRTGEWMMYNGDTKRIAADTWQQDEKNLIKGFSIFDHPIIKNVDVFFPILHGPNGEDGTVQGLFKLLGKPFVGCGVLASSVGMDKVYSKILFEHAGIPIGDYTSLQRGDWKTSEEDSIVEIEKKLQYPFFVKPANMGSSVGISKVHNRQEAIEGIKEAFKYDSKLILEKAINCREVECAVLGNESPIASILGEIVPSQEFYDYKAKYIDGDKSALIIPANLDESTTQQIREYAVKAFKCVNGRGLSRVDFFVDKDTGDVLINEINTLPGFTNISMYPKLWEATGISYVELIERIISLAIDEFNS